A genome region from Thermococcus gorgonarius includes the following:
- the thsB gene encoding thermosome subunit beta: protein MAQLSGQPVVILPEGTQRYVGRDAQRLNILAARIIAETVRTTLGPKGMDKMLVDSLGDIVVTNDGATILDKIDLQHPAAKMMVEVAKTQDKEAGDGTTTAVVIAGELLRKAEELLDQNIHPSIIIKGYELAAEKAQEILDEIAIEVDPDDEETLMKIAMTSITGKNAESHKELFARLAVEAVKQVAEKKDGRYMVDIDNIKIEKKAGESVEESELIRGVVIDKEVVHPRMPKRVENAKIALINEALEVKKTETDAKINITSPDQLMSFIEQEEKMLKEMVEKIAETGANVVFVQKGIDDLAQHYLAKKGIMAVRRVKKSDMEKLAKATGAKIVTNVKDLTPEDLGYAELVEERKIAGESMIFVEGCKNPKAVTILIRGGTEHVIDEVERALEDALKVVKDVMEDGYILPAGGAPEIELAIKLDEYAKAVGGKEALAIEAFADALKIIPKTLAENAGLDTVEMLVKVISEHKNKGVGIGIDVFEGKPADMLEKGIIEPLRVKKQAIKSASEAAIMILRIDDVIAAKASKPEKGEGGMPGGMGGMGGMDMGM, encoded by the coding sequence ATGGCACAGCTTAGTGGACAGCCGGTTGTTATTCTGCCCGAGGGGACCCAGAGGTACGTCGGAAGGGACGCCCAGAGGCTCAACATTCTGGCCGCAAGGATAATAGCCGAGACAGTGAGAACCACCCTCGGCCCGAAGGGCATGGACAAGATGCTCGTCGACAGCCTCGGAGATATAGTTGTTACGAACGATGGTGCCACAATTCTTGATAAGATCGATCTCCAGCACCCGGCCGCTAAAATGATGGTTGAGGTTGCGAAGACTCAGGACAAGGAGGCCGGTGATGGAACCACCACTGCCGTTGTCATCGCTGGAGAACTCCTCAGGAAGGCTGAAGAGTTGCTCGACCAGAACATCCACCCGAGCATAATCATCAAGGGTTATGAACTGGCCGCGGAGAAGGCCCAGGAAATACTCGATGAGATAGCCATTGAGGTTGATCCGGACGATGAGGAGACCCTCATGAAGATAGCCATGACCTCAATAACGGGCAAGAACGCCGAGAGCCACAAGGAACTCTTTGCAAGGCTTGCCGTTGAGGCCGTCAAGCAGGTTGCCGAGAAGAAGGACGGTAGATACATGGTTGACATCGACAACATCAAGATCGAGAAGAAGGCCGGCGAGAGCGTGGAGGAGAGCGAGCTCATCCGCGGTGTCGTCATCGACAAGGAGGTCGTCCACCCGAGGATGCCCAAGAGGGTTGAAAACGCCAAGATAGCCCTCATCAACGAGGCCCTTGAGGTTAAGAAGACCGAGACCGATGCGAAGATAAACATCACCAGCCCGGACCAGCTCATGAGCTTCATAGAGCAGGAGGAGAAGATGCTCAAGGAAATGGTCGAGAAAATAGCAGAAACGGGTGCCAACGTCGTCTTCGTTCAGAAGGGTATTGACGACCTCGCCCAGCACTACCTGGCCAAGAAGGGCATAATGGCAGTTAGAAGGGTCAAGAAGAGCGACATGGAGAAGCTCGCGAAAGCTACGGGAGCAAAGATCGTTACCAACGTCAAGGATCTCACCCCTGAAGATCTCGGCTATGCCGAGCTCGTTGAGGAGCGCAAGATCGCCGGCGAGAGCATGATCTTTGTCGAGGGCTGCAAGAACCCGAAGGCCGTGACCATACTCATCCGCGGCGGCACCGAGCACGTCATCGATGAAGTCGAGAGAGCCCTTGAGGATGCCCTCAAGGTCGTCAAGGATGTCATGGAAGACGGCTACATACTTCCAGCGGGCGGTGCCCCGGAGATCGAGCTGGCCATCAAGCTCGACGAGTATGCTAAAGCCGTTGGCGGAAAGGAGGCCCTCGCTATAGAGGCCTTTGCAGACGCCCTCAAGATAATCCCGAAGACTCTCGCTGAAAACGCCGGTCTCGACACCGTCGAGATGCTCGTCAAAGTTATCAGCGAGCACAAGAACAAGGGCGTTGGGATAGGCATCGACGTCTTCGAGGGCAAGCCTGCAGACATGCTCGAAAAGGGCATCATCGAGCCGCTGAGGGTTAAGAAGCAGGCCATCAAGAGCGCCAGCGAGGCCGCCATAATGATCCTCCGCATAGACGACGTTATTGCCGCCAAAGCAAGCAAGCCCGAGAAGGGCGAGGGCGGAATGCCTGGCGGCATGGGTGGAATGGGCGGTATGGACATGGGCATGTGA
- a CDS encoding mechanosensitive ion channel family protein codes for MNSTVVQNTTSFWEQGAFGQTLILGITIGEITKALLILIAGFIIARLVRRYLLNLSRSTKYVWIINEDTASTLHNLIVVITLVYAFDALGVTSFKIGGVNISNLLTAFLVFYFSYLLAKKSKDYMIMRSSTKNLPEVQVKAKLFYYTLVTLAFFIALNIAGFTGRLTTLLAAAGITGIVLGFASQTVVSNFISGIFMYFDKPLRIGDPVEVAGYSGIVHDIRILSTRIRTWDGLLVRIPNEKLFNSEIKNLQKYPARRVDIIVGIAYKEDAGKAIDVIKKTLDEMPYVLAEPEPLVFVDNLGDNSVNIAVRAWVPSEKWFDVRTQIVQRVKEALDREGIEIPFPQRVNWFAEPIRIKVEGEGES; via the coding sequence ATGAACTCTACAGTGGTTCAGAACACGACTTCATTCTGGGAGCAGGGTGCTTTTGGCCAGACCCTAATCCTCGGTATAACCATCGGAGAGATCACCAAAGCACTGCTCATACTCATCGCGGGTTTCATAATTGCAAGGCTGGTAAGGAGGTATCTCCTCAACCTCTCCAGGAGTACCAAGTACGTCTGGATAATCAACGAGGACACTGCATCAACGCTCCACAACCTGATAGTGGTTATAACCCTCGTTTATGCCTTTGATGCCCTTGGGGTTACGTCCTTTAAGATTGGGGGAGTAAATATAAGCAACCTCCTCACGGCCTTCCTCGTGTTCTATTTCTCTTACCTCCTTGCCAAGAAGTCAAAAGACTACATGATAATGCGTTCTTCAACGAAAAATCTTCCGGAGGTTCAGGTCAAGGCGAAGCTCTTCTACTACACCCTCGTTACCCTTGCGTTCTTCATAGCCCTCAACATTGCTGGCTTCACGGGCAGGCTGACAACGCTCCTCGCGGCGGCTGGTATAACAGGTATCGTCCTCGGTTTTGCCTCTCAAACTGTCGTGTCCAACTTCATCTCGGGCATATTCATGTACTTTGATAAGCCCCTCAGGATAGGCGACCCCGTTGAGGTGGCCGGCTATTCCGGAATAGTGCACGACATCAGAATCCTCTCAACCAGGATAAGGACGTGGGACGGCCTTCTCGTGAGGATTCCAAACGAGAAGCTCTTCAACAGCGAGATAAAAAACCTGCAAAAGTACCCGGCGAGGAGAGTTGATATTATAGTTGGCATAGCCTACAAAGAGGATGCGGGGAAAGCGATAGACGTGATAAAGAAAACCCTTGACGAGATGCCCTACGTTTTGGCAGAGCCAGAGCCTCTTGTTTTCGTGGACAATCTCGGGGACAACAGCGTCAACATAGCCGTTAGGGCATGGGTGCCCAGCGAGAAGTGGTTTGACGTGAGGACTCAGATAGTCCAGAGGGTCAAAGAAGCCCTTGACAGAGAGGGCATAGAGATACCGTTCCCGCAGAGGGTCAACTGGTTCGCGGAGCCCATAAGGATAAAGGTCGAGGGGGAGGGGGAAAGCTGA
- a CDS encoding Kae1-associated kinase Bud32 yields the protein MKLIAQGAEAKIYEATFEEVFGAPLLKERVIVKHRIPKRYRIREIDLKLRKERTVREARILHRAKEFGVNCPHVYEVDLRDMKIIMEFIEGHRLKELLEKVEMEERLSLCREIGRQIGRLHKAGIVHGDLTTSNMILRNGKVYLIDFGLADFDSTLEARGVDLHLLKRAMESTHYNWFEKGFEAVLEGYAEIMGEDLRDEVEEKIREIESRGRYRERSWISG from the coding sequence GTGAAACTCATAGCTCAAGGAGCCGAGGCAAAGATCTACGAGGCCACTTTTGAAGAGGTGTTCGGTGCGCCTCTGCTAAAGGAGAGGGTAATAGTCAAGCACAGGATCCCAAAGCGTTACAGGATAAGGGAGATAGACCTCAAGCTGAGAAAAGAGAGAACTGTAAGGGAGGCAAGGATACTCCACAGGGCAAAAGAATTCGGCGTAAACTGCCCCCACGTGTACGAAGTTGACCTTAGAGACATGAAGATTATAATGGAATTCATAGAGGGACATCGCCTTAAAGAGCTGCTGGAAAAAGTCGAAATGGAAGAGAGGCTGAGCCTTTGCAGGGAAATCGGGAGGCAGATAGGAAGGCTTCACAAGGCAGGGATAGTCCACGGCGACTTAACGACAAGCAACATGATACTTAGGAATGGTAAAGTCTATCTAATCGACTTTGGTCTGGCGGATTTTGATTCAACTCTCGAAGCTAGGGGTGTTGACCTCCACCTCCTGAAAAGGGCAATGGAGAGCACCCACTACAACTGGTTCGAAAAGGGCTTTGAGGCTGTCTTAGAGGGCTATGCTGAGATTATGGGCGAAGACCTCAGGGACGAAGTGGAAGAAAAGATACGGGAAATAGAGAGCAGGGGACGCTATAGGGAGAGAAGCTGGATATCTGGGTGA
- a CDS encoding DUF432 domain-containing protein, producing the protein MFGEHELKTGFIKIGDKKIHLLEDKSGIIRYRRDEIEKLIKSNGEKLKILPSPAVGYGVRLLMVKFREPVVVPPRDSLVGFIEAPVEIDVKVGDLSVDHFIVGKEKYALYGTLEAGVICRYHVSPFYLEEPESLGVVKLIISNPSSEWKSLEKVIVPIKGSPMYYTEDKAYYPLLVVTIKNHIPEVNNTGKPPKEGLNALGNQLSLPNFLMRW; encoded by the coding sequence ATGTTTGGAGAACATGAACTAAAAACAGGGTTCATAAAAATCGGCGATAAAAAGATACACCTGCTTGAGGACAAAAGTGGTATCATCAGGTACAGGCGGGATGAAATTGAAAAACTCATCAAGAGCAACGGGGAAAAACTCAAAATTCTGCCTTCCCCAGCGGTGGGTTATGGAGTCAGGCTCCTCATGGTGAAGTTCAGGGAACCCGTTGTGGTTCCCCCTCGGGATTCTCTGGTGGGGTTTATTGAAGCCCCAGTGGAGATTGATGTTAAGGTTGGTGATCTGAGCGTAGATCACTTTATTGTCGGAAAGGAAAAATACGCCCTCTACGGAACGCTTGAGGCGGGGGTTATATGCCGCTATCATGTGAGCCCGTTCTACCTGGAAGAGCCCGAGAGTTTAGGCGTGGTTAAGCTGATCATCTCGAATCCCTCAAGCGAGTGGAAATCCCTTGAGAAGGTTATAGTCCCAATAAAAGGGAGCCCAATGTATTATACGGAGGATAAGGCGTATTATCCCCTGCTTGTTGTTACAATTAAAAACCACATTCCGGAGGTCAACAACACGGGGAAACCACCCAAGGAGGGGCTGAACGCCTTGGGCAACCAGCTTTCGCTTCCAAACTTTCTGATGAGGTGGTGA
- a CDS encoding glycosyltransferase family protein: MRKLKLSQGKERSFYILLVILLLSLSIRLYIAPHSTGSDITQFYGFAGTMLHHPLDFYSYADGEHWQEEGWPYNWPYVYGPVLAYLLALLRIIVGEGAVKFFWDASGYHVFASRSWIMAVKSLFILADAGTGILLYILLRKKSEKLALVVSSLYLFNPMVIYVSSVYGMFDGLALLPFLLGLYFVEKGRKNLGYGLIGFGLAVKHTLIFPALIVLWDELLDSWKNPEALKKSLRSFVAGIVIPFLPFLLKPSSLLEIPDLLQGMKPDYTYPIAYNLNGIVSLLTFIHEIGNLDTLFYMKHWVIFSVLALTVVLFIHYRLRNLRVSIALAYAAFLLTYWRVNTQYTLPLIAFLLLALPELDWPSRVVMFLPIIPPTIWPIAFPTSFWFHVHIEHPNWDMVKMVDRLTFMIFETGPFVVISVLFTLSLFALMVWMLAISFELRRCNG; encoded by the coding sequence ATGAGAAAGTTAAAATTAAGCCAGGGGAAAGAGCGTTCGTTTTACATTCTCTTGGTTATACTACTCCTGTCACTCTCGATCAGGCTTTATATAGCGCCCCACTCGACCGGAAGCGATATTACCCAGTTCTATGGCTTCGCCGGAACGATGCTCCACCACCCCCTTGACTTCTATTCCTACGCCGATGGGGAACACTGGCAAGAAGAAGGATGGCCCTACAACTGGCCCTACGTCTACGGTCCGGTTTTGGCATATTTGCTGGCCCTTCTGAGGATTATCGTGGGCGAGGGAGCCGTTAAGTTCTTCTGGGACGCCTCCGGCTATCATGTCTTCGCCTCCAGATCGTGGATTATGGCCGTAAAATCACTGTTCATCCTCGCTGATGCAGGGACAGGAATCCTTCTTTATATCCTCCTGAGGAAAAAATCGGAAAAGCTTGCTCTGGTTGTTTCCTCGCTGTACCTTTTCAACCCCATGGTTATCTACGTCTCCTCGGTATACGGCATGTTCGATGGGCTTGCACTTCTTCCCTTCCTGCTCGGGCTTTATTTTGTTGAGAAAGGAAGGAAAAACCTTGGTTATGGCCTGATTGGCTTCGGCCTGGCGGTCAAGCATACGCTAATTTTTCCAGCCCTGATAGTTCTCTGGGATGAACTACTCGACAGCTGGAAAAACCCGGAGGCACTCAAAAAATCCCTCAGGAGTTTTGTGGCCGGGATAGTTATTCCGTTCCTGCCCTTCCTCCTCAAACCATCATCTTTGCTTGAGATACCCGATCTGCTTCAGGGTATGAAGCCGGACTACACCTACCCAATAGCTTACAACCTCAACGGAATAGTTTCCCTCCTGACCTTCATTCACGAAATTGGAAACCTGGACACGCTTTTCTACATGAAGCACTGGGTTATTTTCTCAGTTTTAGCCCTAACAGTCGTTCTTTTCATCCACTACAGGCTAAGAAACCTGCGAGTTTCTATCGCCCTTGCCTATGCAGCGTTCCTCCTCACCTACTGGAGGGTTAACACCCAGTACACCCTTCCACTAATAGCGTTCCTCCTTCTTGCCCTGCCTGAACTTGACTGGCCGTCGAGGGTAGTAATGTTCCTCCCGATAATACCCCCCACCATCTGGCCCATAGCCTTCCCCACCAGCTTCTGGTTCCACGTTCACATTGAACATCCAAACTGGGACATGGTTAAGATGGTGGACAGGCTAACCTTCATGATCTTTGAGACGGGGCCCTTTGTGGTGATATCGGTTTTATTCACGCTTTCGCTCTTTGCCCTAATGGTCTGGATGCTCGCAATTTCGTTCGAACTGAGGAGGTGCAACGGTTGA
- a CDS encoding ribonuclease III family protein produces MNYSRDFRDKGLSTLGDSLVNFIYSIALSGYTGKPTGGRVPNASLAIALERAGLRHLVPPRTDKHGKGDIAEAIMAYAWLEGVITIEECVRILIENFEEDVLHPYRRKEALGKAFGELLKVVKDRLSL; encoded by the coding sequence ATAAATTACTCAAGGGATTTCAGAGACAAGGGACTCTCAACCCTCGGTGATTCGCTCGTGAACTTCATTTACTCCATAGCTCTCAGCGGATACACCGGAAAGCCAACCGGTGGAAGGGTTCCAAACGCTTCGCTGGCAATCGCCCTCGAGAGAGCAGGGTTAAGGCACCTTGTTCCGCCGAGGACGGACAAGCACGGCAAGGGCGATATAGCAGAGGCAATAATGGCCTACGCGTGGCTCGAAGGAGTCATAACGATTGAAGAATGCGTTAGAATCCTCATTGAGAACTTTGAGGAGGACGTTCTCCACCCCTACCGAAGAAAAGAGGCCCTTGGCAAGGCCTTCGGGGAGCTCCTCAAGGTTGTAAAGGATAGGCTTTCCCTCTGA
- a CDS encoding zinc metalloprotease HtpX, with product MGLVMWLRTGLLMAILTGLLMGIGYLFGGPNVAFIMFLFSMFFNFITYWYSDKIVLSWYNARLVDEYEAPELYAIVRKLAERAGLPTPRVAIIPTDTPNAFATGRDPKHAVVAVTQGLLRILNRDELEGVIGHELTHIKNRDILIGTVAAAMAGAIMQLAYWARWIAIFGGFSRDRDEGGDVIAAVLVAILAPIAAMLIQAAISRSREFLADEGGAKISGKPHALASALMKIEQAVRYRPMRNGNPATAHMFIVNPFRGMSIVNLFSTHPPTEARIERLRKIAEEMGIYF from the coding sequence ATGGGACTCGTAATGTGGCTCAGAACTGGCCTGCTTATGGCCATACTCACGGGCCTGCTGATGGGGATAGGCTACCTCTTCGGCGGCCCCAATGTGGCGTTCATCATGTTCCTATTCTCCATGTTCTTCAACTTCATCACTTACTGGTACAGTGACAAAATCGTGCTGAGCTGGTACAACGCGAGGCTGGTTGACGAGTACGAGGCGCCTGAGCTCTACGCTATAGTCAGGAAGCTCGCGGAGAGGGCAGGCCTTCCAACGCCCAGGGTTGCGATAATCCCAACGGACACACCAAACGCCTTCGCAACGGGGAGGGATCCCAAACATGCAGTCGTTGCGGTAACCCAAGGCCTCCTCAGGATACTCAACAGGGACGAGCTTGAGGGTGTCATCGGCCACGAGCTGACCCACATCAAGAACAGGGACATACTGATAGGCACGGTAGCCGCGGCTATGGCTGGCGCGATAATGCAGCTCGCATACTGGGCGAGATGGATAGCCATCTTCGGCGGCTTCAGCAGGGACAGGGACGAGGGTGGTGATGTCATAGCGGCGGTACTCGTGGCGATTTTAGCTCCAATAGCGGCAATGCTCATCCAAGCGGCAATAAGCCGCTCAAGGGAGTTCTTAGCTGATGAAGGAGGTGCAAAGATCAGCGGCAAGCCACACGCCCTCGCCAGCGCTCTGATGAAGATAGAGCAGGCGGTTCGCTACAGGCCGATGAGAAACGGCAACCCCGCGACAGCCCACATGTTCATTGTAAACCCATTCAGAGGAATGAGCATAGTGAACCTCTTTTCAACTCACCCGCCGACCGAGGCAAGAATAGAGAGGCTCAGGAAGATAGCCGAGGAGATGGGGATTTACTTCTGA
- a CDS encoding DNA-directed RNA polymerase subunit L has product MKIEVIKREDNKLEFYLEGEDHTFANLLVEVLHEDEHVKFAAYSIDHPILMARKPRFKVVTDGNESPEEALEKAAQKIFDRAREVLEAWKSAISS; this is encoded by the coding sequence ATGAAGATTGAGGTCATCAAAAGGGAAGACAACAAACTTGAGTTTTACCTAGAGGGTGAGGATCACACCTTCGCCAACCTACTGGTCGAGGTTCTCCACGAGGACGAACACGTTAAATTCGCGGCTTACTCAATAGATCACCCAATTCTCATGGCCAGAAAACCGAGGTTCAAGGTTGTAACGGACGGCAATGAAAGTCCCGAGGAAGCACTTGAAAAAGCTGCCCAGAAGATATTCGACAGGGCCAGGGAAGTTCTTGAGGCCTGGAAGAGCGCAATTTCCTCTTGA
- a CDS encoding threonine--tRNA ligase — translation MRMLLIHSDYLEYEVKDKALKNPEPISEEQKKGRLDEVLAVFISVEKVDESNPDEVVEKAVKEIKDVAEQVKAERVFVYPFAHLSSELAKPDVALKVLQKIEEKLKEEGFEVKRAPFGYYKAFKLSCKGHPLAELSRTVVPSGEEVSKEERNIALEKEEELKSYWYILTPEGELIEVDKFDFTGHENLKKFANYEISKNRVADREPPHVKLMLEHELVDYEPGSDQGNLRYYPKGRLIKGLLEQYVTEKVVEYGAMEVETPIMYDFEHPALEKYLNRFPARQYIVKSGDKKFFLRFAACFGQFLIKKDATISYRNLPLRMYELTRYSFRREKSGELSGLRRLRAFTMPDMHTVAKDLKQAMDEFKKQYKLSMEVLKGVGLTPDDYEVAIRFTRDFWEENRDFIVELAKIIGKPVLIEMWDQRFFYFILKFEFNFVDNLDKAAALSTVQIDVENAERFGITYYDEEGKERYPLILHCSPSGAIERVMYAILEKQAKLQAQGKKPMFPLWLSPIQVRVIPVSDDVMDYALYVAGKLEGAKIRVDVDDTNDRLNKKIRKAEKEWIPYIIVVGKNEREQNTVTVRRREDGKQLEMQLEDLIREIRQKTEGFPYKPRPLPLLISRRPKFRG, via the coding sequence ATGAGAATGCTTCTAATACACTCAGACTACCTCGAATACGAGGTCAAGGACAAGGCCCTGAAGAACCCCGAGCCAATAAGTGAAGAGCAGAAGAAGGGAAGACTTGACGAAGTTCTGGCGGTTTTCATAAGCGTCGAGAAGGTCGATGAGTCAAACCCGGACGAGGTCGTTGAGAAAGCCGTGAAGGAGATCAAGGACGTAGCAGAGCAGGTCAAAGCCGAGAGGGTCTTTGTCTATCCCTTCGCTCACCTGAGCAGTGAGCTGGCAAAGCCGGACGTTGCACTCAAGGTTCTCCAGAAGATCGAAGAGAAGCTCAAGGAAGAGGGCTTCGAGGTTAAGAGAGCGCCCTTCGGCTACTACAAGGCCTTCAAGCTGAGCTGCAAGGGACACCCACTCGCTGAGCTCAGCAGGACGGTAGTCCCGAGCGGGGAAGAGGTGAGCAAGGAGGAACGCAACATAGCCCTTGAGAAGGAGGAAGAGCTGAAGAGCTACTGGTACATCCTCACTCCTGAAGGTGAGCTCATCGAGGTTGACAAGTTCGACTTCACCGGCCACGAGAACCTCAAGAAGTTCGCCAACTACGAGATAAGCAAGAACAGGGTTGCCGACAGGGAGCCTCCGCACGTTAAGCTCATGCTGGAACACGAGCTCGTTGATTATGAGCCCGGAAGCGATCAGGGCAACCTCAGGTATTATCCAAAGGGCAGACTGATAAAGGGCCTCCTTGAGCAGTACGTAACTGAGAAAGTCGTTGAGTACGGTGCAATGGAAGTGGAAACGCCGATCATGTACGACTTCGAGCACCCGGCGCTTGAGAAGTATCTCAACCGCTTCCCAGCGAGGCAGTACATAGTTAAGAGCGGCGACAAGAAGTTCTTCCTTAGGTTTGCCGCGTGCTTCGGTCAGTTCCTCATAAAGAAGGACGCGACCATAAGCTACCGCAACCTGCCGCTCAGGATGTACGAGCTTACGCGCTACTCCTTCAGGCGCGAAAAGAGTGGTGAGCTCAGCGGTCTGAGAAGGTTAAGGGCCTTCACGATGCCCGATATGCACACCGTAGCGAAGGACCTCAAGCAGGCCATGGACGAGTTCAAGAAGCAGTACAAGCTCAGCATGGAAGTCCTTAAGGGAGTTGGCCTAACGCCAGATGACTACGAGGTCGCTATACGCTTTACCAGAGACTTCTGGGAGGAGAACAGAGACTTCATCGTCGAGCTGGCCAAGATCATAGGCAAGCCCGTCCTCATTGAGATGTGGGACCAGAGGTTCTTCTACTTCATCCTCAAGTTTGAGTTCAACTTCGTCGACAACCTCGACAAAGCTGCAGCTCTGAGCACCGTCCAGATCGACGTCGAGAACGCCGAGCGCTTCGGAATAACCTACTACGACGAGGAGGGCAAGGAGCGCTACCCGCTCATACTCCACTGCTCCCCGAGCGGTGCCATTGAGCGCGTGATGTACGCGATACTCGAGAAGCAGGCAAAGCTGCAGGCTCAGGGCAAGAAACCGATGTTCCCGCTCTGGCTCAGCCCGATACAGGTTAGGGTTATACCGGTCAGCGACGATGTAATGGACTACGCCCTCTACGTCGCCGGCAAGCTCGAAGGCGCTAAGATAAGGGTGGACGTTGACGACACCAACGACAGGCTCAACAAGAAGATAAGGAAGGCCGAGAAGGAGTGGATTCCCTACATCATCGTCGTCGGCAAGAACGAGAGGGAGCAGAACACCGTGACGGTGAGAAGAAGAGAGGACGGCAAACAACTCGAGATGCAGCTGGAAGACCTGATAAGGGAGATAAGGCAAAAAACCGAGGGCTTCCCATACAAACCAAGGCCCCTACCGCTTCTCATCAGCAGGAGGCCGAAGTTCAGGGGATGA
- a CDS encoding DUF2067 family protein, which produces MSRAKRVITIHVRSEEEKEELLKEIQKLRLPAFIYVHGKLDSIKINVQGTKDEIREAIGKIRAIHNRVRAKLYPDKRGLYHYSPDDLFREAGTSVSLPVLLRTLRLKGETVIFDEDKKELVTSLPWTEALRLVRELGQALAEISLQTTRQIREVVLPVSVVYGIPAEDVLELLVELGLAEWKEDKFKYELIKNKEQALEEVIKHLSKEGEEDED; this is translated from the coding sequence ATGTCCAGGGCAAAGAGGGTTATAACAATACACGTGAGGAGCGAGGAGGAGAAGGAGGAACTGCTTAAGGAGATTCAGAAGCTCAGACTGCCGGCTTTCATATACGTTCACGGAAAGCTGGATTCAATCAAGATAAACGTCCAGGGAACAAAAGATGAGATAAGAGAAGCCATAGGAAAAATAAGGGCCATCCACAATAGGGTCAGGGCGAAGCTCTACCCGGATAAGAGGGGACTCTACCACTACTCTCCCGATGACCTGTTCAGGGAAGCGGGAACCAGCGTCTCTCTGCCGGTTCTCCTCAGGACACTCCGGCTAAAGGGAGAAACCGTGATTTTCGATGAAGACAAGAAAGAGCTCGTAACATCGCTCCCCTGGACAGAAGCCCTAAGGCTAGTTAGAGAGCTGGGGCAAGCTCTGGCAGAGATATCCCTCCAAACAACCCGCCAGATAAGAGAGGTAGTCCTCCCTGTGTCTGTGGTCTACGGTATCCCGGCGGAAGACGTTCTTGAACTCTTGGTAGAGCTTGGCCTGGCAGAGTGGAAGGAGGATAAGTTTAAATACGAACTTATAAAGAACAAGGAGCAGGCCTTAGAAGAGGTCATCAAACACCTCTCCAAAGAGGGTGAGGAAGATGAAGATTGA
- a CDS encoding exosome complex RNA-binding protein Csl4: MEVKKTPKEGDLVLPGDHLGVIEEYLPGEGVKEENGELIATRAGRVRIDKEKMEIHVEPVTDIPPLPKVGDIVLAQVIDVKPQAVIAHLLRIEGEGGREIATSKLAGIHVSQIKNGFVEDISNEFKIGDIVRARVISNEKSPIQLTTKDPDLGVVYAFCSKCRTPLIRRGDKLICPKCGNVETRKLSRLYRKLVI; the protein is encoded by the coding sequence ATGGAGGTTAAAAAGACACCAAAAGAAGGCGATTTAGTGCTCCCCGGGGATCACCTGGGAGTTATTGAAGAGTATCTCCCGGGTGAGGGCGTGAAAGAAGAAAACGGCGAGTTAATAGCTACAAGAGCAGGAAGGGTTAGAATAGATAAGGAGAAAATGGAAATCCACGTCGAGCCCGTGACGGATATACCACCCCTTCCAAAAGTTGGGGACATAGTTCTGGCACAGGTCATTGATGTTAAGCCCCAGGCGGTTATAGCCCATCTTCTTAGAATAGAGGGAGAAGGCGGAAGAGAAATCGCTACTTCAAAACTGGCCGGAATCCATGTCTCCCAGATCAAAAACGGTTTTGTCGAGGACATAAGCAACGAGTTCAAAATAGGCGATATAGTCCGCGCTAGGGTAATCTCTAACGAAAAGAGCCCAATTCAGCTTACTACAAAAGATCCAGACTTGGGAGTAGTTTACGCATTCTGCTCCAAATGCAGAACGCCTCTCATAAGAAGAGGGGACAAACTGATCTGCCCCAAGTGCGGAAACGTTGAAACAAGAAAGCTCTCAAGGCTCTACCGCAAGCTGGTGATCTGA
- a CDS encoding ASCH domain-containing protein: protein MKHLEFDGKYAGAILKGKKRATVRLGKRPNLKEGDVVLIHSGGYVLGKAIIERIESKTVGELTDEDAFLDGFSSREELINALKEHYKWVNEDSKAHVVVFRLIEKFDKPVTSSDYAYEGNLPVEIAEKALKYLDLPEEDRKLIELFLKTGSLRKAAYRLGGLNKRYLIRNALRRAYEELRKRGLIEPKV from the coding sequence ATGAAGCACCTTGAGTTCGACGGAAAATACGCCGGGGCTATCTTGAAGGGGAAGAAGCGGGCAACCGTTAGGCTCGGTAAAAGGCCCAACCTGAAAGAAGGGGACGTGGTTCTCATTCACTCGGGCGGCTACGTCCTGGGAAAGGCTATTATAGAGCGTATCGAGAGCAAGACCGTTGGAGAGCTGACCGATGAGGACGCCTTTTTAGATGGTTTTTCCAGCAGGGAGGAACTCATAAATGCCCTCAAAGAACACTACAAGTGGGTAAACGAAGACTCAAAGGCCCATGTGGTGGTCTTTAGGTTGATAGAGAAGTTCGATAAGCCCGTTACGAGTTCTGACTACGCATACGAGGGGAACCTCCCGGTTGAGATAGCTGAGAAAGCCCTGAAATACCTGGATCTTCCGGAGGAAGATAGAAAGCTGATAGAGCTCTTTTTGAAAACCGGGAGCCTTAGAAAGGCTGCCTATCGGCTGGGTGGGTTAAACAAAAGGTATCTCATAAGAAACGCCCTGCGAAGGGCCTACGAGGAGCTCAGAAAGAGGGGACTGATAGAGCCGAAGGTTTGA